From Micromonospora echinaurantiaca:
TGGCCGAGGCGAGCGGCGCGTCGCGCAGCCGGCTCTCGCACGCGGTGTCCCGGATGGAGGCGGCCGGGTGGGTGCGCCGCGAGGAGTGCCCCACCGACCGGCGCGGGCAGGTCGCGCTCCTCACCGAGGCGGGGTTCGCCACCCTCGCCGCCGCCGCGCCCGGGCACGTCGAGGGGGTACGCCGGCACCTGTTCGACGCGTTGAGCCCGGCTCAGGTCGACCAGCTGCGCCGGATCAGCGAGACGCTGGCCGACCACCTGACCGGTTCCTGACCGAACCGCTCCGGCGCGGGACTTGTACTTACCGTCGTCGGTTGAGCACGATGGGGCGTGCCCTCCGGCTTCGGTGAACTGACTGACCAGGCGCACCACCTGGTGTCCGCCGGCGACCTCGCCGGCGCCCAGCGGCTGCTCGCCGACGCGCTGACCGAGGCCGACCCGCGACCGGCCAACGCCACGCCCGAGCTGGCCGAGGCGGCCAGCCTGCAGGCCCGCGTGCTGGTCGCCCTCGGCGAACCGCACTCGGCCCGGGGCTGGGCCGCCTTCGCGTACGCGGCCACCACCCGGCTGCACGGCCGCTCCGACCAGCGCACCGTGGCCGCCGCGGCCACTCTGGCGGCGGTGCTGCACCGGGTCGGCAGCTGGTCCCGCGCGGCCCGGCTCTACCAGGAGGTCATCATCGAGCTGACCGCCCTGGACGGCCCGGAGTCGCTGCGGGTGCTCGCCGCGCACGCCGACCTGGCCACCGTGGAGTACGCCCGCGGCCAGTGCCAGGTGGCCCGGGACCGGCTCCAGGACGCCTGGGAGCTGCACCGCGAGGTGTACGGCGACGGGCACCCCAGCGGCATCAAGATGCTCGCCCGGCTCGGCGCGATGCAGCGCGACTGCGGGCAGTTCGCCGAGGCGCACGACAACCTGGCGTTGGCCCGCGAGCTCTGCCGCCAGCACCTGCCCGCCGACGACCCGCTGGCCGCGCAGGTTGCCACGCTGGCCCGGGCGGCGGCGAACCCGGATCACGTCTGCGCCGAGACCGCGCCGGTGACCCGGGACGGCCCGGTCGTGCCGGCCGCGCGCACCCCGCCGCCCGGCGACGGGCCGGCCGAGCCGCCGCAGGACTGGCCCCCGCCCGGCGAGGACCCGGCGCAGGGCTGGCCCCCGTCGGGTGAGCACCCGGCGCCGGACTGGCACCCCCCGGAGGGCTGGCACCCGTCGACCGGCCAGCACCCGCCCGAGGGTTACCACCCCTCGGGCGG
This genomic window contains:
- a CDS encoding tetratricopeptide repeat protein; this encodes MPSGFGELTDQAHHLVSAGDLAGAQRLLADALTEADPRPANATPELAEAASLQARVLVALGEPHSARGWAAFAYAATTRLHGRSDQRTVAAAATLAAVLHRVGSWSRAARLYQEVIIELTALDGPESLRVLAAHADLATVEYARGQCQVARDRLQDAWELHREVYGDGHPSGIKMLARLGAMQRDCGQFAEAHDNLALARELCRQHLPADDPLAAQVATLARAAANPDHVCAETAPVTRDGPVVPAARTPPPGDGPAEPPQDWPPPGEDPAQGWPPSGEHPAPDWHPPEGWHPSTGQHPPEGYHPSGGYHPAGWQPGEESAPAEAADPPVPTPRQPVDGSTATAEQGWWPPEHGSDDGSDSAVPPSVVTLADGPVDEADGVRRVPRYDEPPHQPSPLLPVPVHRPPGRRTNRLLLLVVAGVAVVLLGTAAVIAGVSRVDGGADPTAPAASGGPVTSTAPSTPAPATSSPTGVAAASPGTPPGAVALRDNRDNVALSWTYPAGGEGPVVISGGRAGQAQTAFADLPAGTTSFVVYGLNRSTDYCFTVAVVWSADTVARAEQVCTRRR
- a CDS encoding MarR family winged helix-turn-helix transcriptional regulator; protein product: MGVMTRWLDPDEQRTWRAFLTASRALMETLDRELQRDAGMPHAYYEILVRLSEAPERRLRMSLLAEASGASRSRLSHAVSRMEAAGWVRREECPTDRRGQVALLTEAGFATLAAAAPGHVEGVRRHLFDALSPAQVDQLRRISETLADHLTGS